The following proteins are co-located in the Solanum pennellii chromosome 8, SPENNV200 genome:
- the LOC107027653 gene encoding transcription factor SPT20 homolog produces the protein MEVEKSSKEKGAGKGQEQEKGEKEETTKNSNQSNKTQKDGKRKNDEQNQTRAQVTGQQQRKDMQNQDEQRQQEEIQEEQWQTQKKRHQKNQEQVISKSVWRPVNPPVQKANDSQQQEQETSGISILPTKNIFSHLEMQEKQEAQQTEQQGFREAASQKDHPKNGHCADQTANNNPNSLKTPNLQATDGNKNRNLGIDLSLPSPKTPNIIDADVGHTVEAYGGMDGGSKKKTTNLQDGVTKGGNLPHVMHEGLDYDHSNDHRASKNDENSLNQQNQQLQQQTLNIDNFEQPAKGKNVK, from the coding sequence atggaAGTAGAGAAAAGCAGCAAAGAAAAGGGTGCTGGAAAAGGgcaagaacaagaaaaaggtGAAAAggaagaaacaacaaaaaattcaaaCCAATCAAACAAAACTCAAAAGgatggaaaaaggaaaaatgatgaGCAGAATCAAACAAGGGCACAAGTGACAGGCCAACAACAAAGGAAAGACATGCAAAATCAAGATGAGCAGAGGCAGCAAGAGGAGATACAAGAGGAACAGTGGCAGACACAGAAGAAAAGACACCAAAAAAATCAGGAACAAGTCATCTCCAAATCAGTGTGGAGACCTGTCAACCCACCAGTGCAAAAAGCCAATGACAGccaacaacaagaacaagaaaCTTCAGGTATATCTATACTtccaactaaaaatattttctcacatCTTGAAATGCAGGAAAAACAGGAAGCACAACAAACAGAACAGCAGGGATTCAGGGAAGCAGCTAGTCAGAAGGATCATCCCAAAAATGGACACTGTGCTGATCAAACTGCCAACAACAATCCAAACAGCTTGAAGACACCAAATCTGCAGGCCACTGATGGAAACAAAAACAGGAATTTAGGTATTGACTTATCTCTCCCAAGCCCCAAAACCCCCAATATTATTGATGCTGATGTTGGTCATACTGTTGAAGCTTATGGAGGTATGGATGGGGGGAGTAAGAAGAAAACCACTAACCTGCAGGATGGGGTTACCAAAGGGGGGAATTTGCCTCATGTTATGCATGAGGGGTTGGATTATGACCATAGCAATGACCATAGAGCCTCTAAGAATGATGAGAACTCATTGAATCAGCAGAATCAACAACTCCAGCAGCAAACTCTAAACATAGACAACTTTGAGCAACCTGCTAAAGGAAAAAATGTGAAATAA
- the LOC107027654 gene encoding uncharacterized protein LOC107027654 — protein sequence MRKSMDFIAVIEACGLVDIGFSGHKFTWSNKRGINHRIWKRLDRALVNDFWLEKMPQTTITHLSSTGSDHCPLLLEMVSTEADHIKYFRFLNCWVDNPNFMLIVKKCWDRSVDGNAMWKFHQKMKRLSNTLSVWSRKEFGDIFQKVRMYEEQVHEAEENYIQNKTDSNRSILHELNAQYIKFLKLEDLS from the coding sequence ATGAGGAAGAGTATGGACTTCATTGCTGTCATTGAAGCCTGTGGTCTTGTTGACATAGGTTTCAGTGGACACAAATTCACTTGGTCTAATAAGAGGGGCATTAACCACAGAATTTGGAAGAGGCTTGATAGGGCCTTGGTTAATGATTTTTGGTTAGAAAAGATGCCTCAAACTACCATAACTCATTTATCATCTACGGGGTCAGATCATTGTCCTCTTCTGTTGGAAATGGTATCCACTGAAGCCGACCACATTAAATATTTCAGATTCCTAAACTGTTGGGTGGATAATCCCAACTTTATGCTTATTGTTAAAAAGTGCTGGGATAGATCTGTGGATGGTAATGCTATGTGGAAGTTTCAtcagaaaatgaaaagactttCAAATACCCTCAGTGTTTGGTCTAGAAAGGAATTTGGGGATATTTTCCAAAAGGTTAGGATGTATGAGGAACAAGTGCACGAAGCTGAAGAAAACTACATCCAGAACAAAACTGATTCAAATAGGAGTATTCTCCATGAACTCAATGCTCAATATATCAAATTCCTCAAGCTTGAGGATTTATCTTGA